In one Brassica oleracea var. oleracea cultivar TO1000 chromosome C9, BOL, whole genome shotgun sequence genomic region, the following are encoded:
- the LOC106318719 gene encoding mechanosensitive ion channel protein 10-like, with protein MDASSNGVAERKSTNGGREVVINVPGEEASRVSFKMDSPETKSSSPEISKLIGGSPNKPPRPPNPSIEGLTQRKSFARSVYSKPKSRFVEPSRPVDTSTLEGDVKEPLGAVISISRGSPNNKSTRSVGSATPSKAADVEKDEDEEIYKKVKLSKEMRKRVSALTLVELAFFIAVLSALVASLTIDVLITYTVWGLEVWKWCVLVMVTFSGMLVTNWFMHLVVFLIETNFLLRRKVLYFVHGLKKSVQVFIWLSLILIAWVFLFNRDVDRSPTATKILTAITRTLISLLTGAFLWLVKTLLLKILAANFNVVNFFDRIQESVFHQYVLQTLSGPPLMEEAEKVGREPSTGHLSFTSVGKKGTVKGKKVIDMGKVHKMKREKVSAWTMRVLVEAVRTSGLSTISDTLDETAYGDAKEQAERGEITSEMEALAAAYHVFRNVAQPCFSYIEEEDLLRFMIKEEVDLVFPLFDGAAETGRITRKAFTEWVVKVYTSRKALAHSLNDTKTAVKQLNKLVTAILIVITIVIWLLLLEVATTKVLLFFSTQLVALAFIIGSTCKNLFESIVFVFVMHPFDVGDRCVVEGVPMLVEEMNLLSTVFLKLDNEKVYYPNSVLATKPISNYFRSPDMGETVEFSIAFSTPVSKIAHLKERIAEYLEQNPQHWSPIHTVVVKEIENMNKLKMALYSNHTITFQEYSERNIRRTAQSLAIKKMLEDLHIDYTLLPQQVLLTKLDKN; from the exons ATGGATGCTAGTAGCAATGGAGTGGCAGAAAGAAAGAGCACCAACGGAGGAAGAGAAGTTGTTATCAATGTTCCAGGTGAAGAAGCATCAAGGGTTTCTTTTAAGATGGATTCACCAGAGACCAAGAGCTCCTCCCCTGAAATCTCTAAGCTTATTGGTGGTAGCCCAAACAAGCCTCCCAGACCTCCAAACCCAAGCATTGAAGGCTTAACTCAGAGGAAATCTTTTGCAAGGTCGGTTTACTCCAAACCAAAGTCCCGGTTTGTCGAACCATCTCGCCCTGTAGACACAAGCACCCTAGAAGGGGACGTTAAGGAGCCACTTGGTGCTGTTATTTCTATTAGTAGAGGTTCTCCCAACAACAAATCCACAAGGAGCGTCGGTTCAGCAACACCGAGTAAAGCTGCTGACGTGGAGAAAGATGAAGACGAAGAAATCTACAAGAAGGTGAAGCTGAGCAAAGAGATGCGAAAAAGAGTAAGCGCACTAACATTAGTAGAGCTAGCTTTCTTTATAGCGGTGTTAAGCGCTCTGGTCGCTAGCTTAACCATCGACGTCCTGATAACTTACACCGTGTGGGGGCTAGAAGTGTGGAAATGGTGCGTCCTCGTGATGGTCACGTTCAGCGGGATGCTGGTGACTAACTGGTTCATGCATCTGGTCGTCTTCCTCATCGAAACAAACTTTCTTTTACGTAGAAAAGTTCTCTACTTCGTGCACGGCCTAAAGAAGAGCGTACAAGTCTTCATATGGCTCAGCTTGATCCTCATCGCTTGGGTGTTTCTCTTCAACCGCGACGTGGACCGTTCCCCAACAGCCACCAAGATCCTCACCGCTATCACACGTACTCTCATCTCCCTCCTCACCGGAGCCTTCCTCTGGCTGGTGAAAACGCTCTTGCTGAAAATCTTGGCGGCGAACTTCAACGTGGTTAACTTCTTCGACCGGATCCAAGAATCCGTTTTCCACCAGTACGTTCTGCAGACGCTCTCGGGGCCTCCGCTTATGGAGGAGGCGGAGAAGGTGGGGCGGGAGCCGAGCACGGGGCATTTGAGTTTCACGAGCGTTGGGAAGAAAGGGACGGTGAAAGGGAAGAAAGTGATTGATATGGGGAAGGTTCATAAGATGAAGCGTGAGAAAGTCTCTGCGTGGACGATGCGGGTTCTTGTGGAAGCGGTTAGGACGTCGGGTCTTTCTACGATCTCTGATACGTTGGATGAAACGGCGTATGGGGATGCGAAAGAGCAGGCTGAGAGGGGAGAGATTACTAGTGAAATGGAGGCTTTGGCTGCTGCTTATCATGTGTTTAGAAATGTTGCTCAGCCTTGCTTCAG TTACATAGAGGAAGAAGATTTGCTTAGGTTCATGATTAAAGAAGAGGTTGATCTTGTGTTCCCTTTGTTTGACGGTGCTGCTGAGACCGGGAGAATCACCAGAAAAGCATTCACAGAATGGGTG GTTAAGGTGTACACTAGCCGGAAAGCTTTGGCACATTCCTTAAACGACACAAAAACAGCGGTTAAGCAGCTAAACAAACTCGTGACAGCGATCTTGATCGTTATTACAATCGTCATTTGGCTGCTGCTACTCGAAGTAGCAACGACTAAGGTTTTGCTGTTCTTCTCCACTCAACTCGTGGCTCTGGCCTTTATAATCGGAAGCACTTGCAAGAATCTATTTGAGTCCATTGTGTTTGTCTTCGTTATGCATCCTTTTGATGTCGGTGATCGTTGCGTTGTCGAGGGTGTCCCG ATGCTGGTTGAAGAAATGAATCTGTTGTCGACGGTGTTCTTGAAACTTGACAACGAGAAAGTGTATTATCCGAACAGTGTTTTGGCCACGAAACCGATAAGCAACTACTTCAGAAGTCCAGATATGGGAGAAACTGTGGAGTTCTCTATCGCATTTTCGACACCAGTCTCTAAGATTGCACATCTCAAAGAAAGAATCGCTGA GTACTTGGAGCAGAATCCGCAGCATTGGTCACCGATACACACGGTGGTGGTTAAGGAGATAGAGAACATGAACAAGTTGAAGATGGCTCTATACAGCAACCACACCATCACGTTTCAGGAATACAGCGAGAGGAATATTAGAAGAACAGCGCAGTCTTTGGCGATTAAGAAAATGTTGGAGGATCTTCACATTGATTACACTCTCCTTCCTCAACAAGTCCTTCTCACCAAGCTTGACAAAAACTGA
- the LOC106313802 gene encoding omega-amidase,chloroplastic isoform X2, with amino-acid sequence MKSAVSSSLLNFKNLLIPNPRRRRLTSLTSVFLPKLSLNSITNHTALNLLPSSATSGLRFISSSSMESSFKPEQARVPSALPLPAPPLTKFNMGLCQLSVTTDKKRNISHAKDAIEEAASKGAKLVLLSEMWNTPYTKGSFRVFAEDVDAGGDASPSTAMLSEVSKRLKITIIGGSIPEKSGSRLYNTCCVFGSDGELKAKHRKIHLFDIDIPGKITYMESRTFTPGETPTVVDTDVGRIGIGICYDIRFQELAMMYAARGAHLLCYPGAFNMTTGPLHWELLQRARATDNQLYVATCSSARDYGYCYVAWGHSSLVGPFGEIIATTEHEEAIIIAEIDYSFLEQRSGGEISTSL; translated from the exons ATGAAGTCAGCAGTTTCATCGTCACTCCTCAATTTTAAGAATCTGTTAATCCCTAATCCTCGTCGTCGTCGCTTAACCTCCCTCACATCTGTTTTCCTCCCTAAATTGTCACTGAACTCGATCACCAATCACACCGCACTTAACCTCCTCCCATCTTCGGCAACCTCAGGTCTAAGATTCATCTCCTCCTCCTCCATGGAATCCTCTTTCAAACCCGAACAAGCTAGAGTTCCCTCCGCTCTTCCCCTCCCAGCTCCTCCGTTGACCAAA TTCAACATGGGATTGTGTCAGTTATCGGTCACAACTGACAAAAAGAGGAATATCTCCCACGCGAAGGACGCCATCGAAGAAGCTGCTTCCAAGGGAGCTAAGCTTGTTCTCTTATCC GAAATGTGGAACACTCCTTATACCAAAGGTAGTTTCCGAGTTTTTGCGGAAGACGTTGATGCAGGTGGTGACGCTTCTCCTTCCACCGCAATGCTCTCTGAAGTTTCCAAACGTCTCAAGATTACGATCATTGGTGGCTCCATACCTGAAAAATCCGGGAGTCGTTTGTACAACACTTGCTGTGTCTTTGGTTCCGATGGAGAGCTAAAAGCTAAGCATCGAAAG ATACATTTATTTGACATAGACATTCCCGGGAAGATTACTTACATGGAATCTAGAACTTTTACTCCTGGAGAGACACCAACAGTCGTTGACACAG ATGTGGGGCGTATTGGAATAGGCATCTGCTATGATATCCGGTTCCAGGAGTTAGCTATGATGTATGCTGCAAGAG GGGCTCATTTGCTATGCTACCCAGGAGCCTTTAATATGACAACTGGACCGCTGCACTGGGAATTACTACAAAGAGCAAG GGCTACGGATAATCAG TTATATGTAGCGACATGCTCATCTGCCAGAGATTACGGATATTGCTACGTTGCTTGGGGCCACTCTTCACTCGTCGGGCCT TTTGGAGAAATTATAGCGACAACTGAGCATGAGGAAGCAATTATCATAGCAGAGATTGATTACTCTTTCCTTGAACAACGAAG CGGCGGGGAGATCTCTACCAGCTTGTAG
- the LOC106313845 gene encoding uncharacterized protein LOC106313845 has protein sequence MHRSRNPSFSSTLLDEIYNSIDPKTHKTQSFTGSVNTTKKQSISVTRPVPDRKIHKDRFFSSVSSSSDSNSSFFSSSDTEPSHPKKKSSSRPLCFGPSKTTKPRKTEDKTLFHQNRAFRVSEDNDYDKSEHTRTRRSSSNQKKPKTPASPGVRVVNFINSLFSSNNGSKGHPKKASCDDSAFVRKPADYYYPSTTCSSASSFSRSCLNRSSEKSSDRVKRSVRFSPVNVIVPESRSCVEEEDYLSNGYVRKSVKKNVEGRRSVEEIAREFLRDYHKNHDNGLVKINDFEDYEDDDDVASDSSSDLFELDLVGTHHHNLYGHELPVYETTFAGLIL, from the coding sequence ATGCATAGATCCAGAAACCCGTCATTCTCCTCCACTCTCCTCGACGAAATCTACAATTCCATCGATCCCAAAACCCACAAAACCCAATCTTTTACCGGGTCTGTCAACACTACCAAGAAACAGAGCATCAGCGTAACCAGACCGGTTCCTGACCGGAAAATACACAAAGATCGGTTCTTTAGCTCCGTGTCGTCTTCCTCTGATTCCAACTCCAGTTTCTTCTCATCTTCCGACACAGAACCATCTCACCCTAAGAAGAAATCTTCTTCAAGACCGTTATGTTTCGGCCCATCTAAAACAACAAAACCAAGAAAAACAGAGGATAAAACTCTGTTTCACCAAAACAGAGCATTTCGAGTCTCAGAAGACAACGATTACGATAAGAGTGAACACACTAGAACCAGAAGATCTAGTAGTAATCAGAAGAAGCCCAAAACTCCAGCTTCACCTGGTGTACGGGTCGTTAACTTCATCAACTCGTTATTCAGCAGCAACAACGGTTCCAAAGGTCATCCGAAGAAGGCGAGCTGCGACGACTCAGCATTCGTTAGGAAACCAGCTGATTATTACTATCCATCGACGACGTGTTCTTCGGCTTCTTCCTTCTCGAGGTCGTGTCTGAACAGAAGCTCCGAGAAATCATCTGACCGTGTCAAAAGAAGCGTCAGGTTTTCTCCGGTTAACGTGATCGTCCCCGAGAGCAGATCCTGCGTCGAAGAAGAAGATTACCTCAGCAACGGTTATGTCAGAAAGTCAGTGAAGAAGAATGTGGAAGGGAGGAGGTCAGTGGAGGAGATTGCGAGAGAGTTTTTGAGAGATTATCACAAGAATCATGATAACGGTTTGGTCAAGATTAATGATTTCGAGGATTACGAAGATGATGACGATGTAGCGAGTGATTCGAGTTCGGATTTGTTTGAGCTGGACTTAGTTGGAACTCATCATCACAATCTGTACGGACATGAACTTCCCGTGTATGAAACCACTTTTGCTGGTTTGATCTTGTGA
- the LOC106313802 gene encoding omega-amidase,chloroplastic isoform X1 — MKSAVSSSLLNFKNLLIPNPRRRRLTSLTSVFLPKLSLNSITNHTALNLLPSSATSGLRFISSSSMESSFKPEQARVPSALPLPAPPLTKFNMGLCQLSVTTDKKRNISHAKDAIEEAASKGAKLVLLSEMWNTPYTKGSFRVFAEDVDAGGDASPSTAMLSEVSKRLKITIIGGSIPEKSGSRLYNTCCVFGSDGELKAKHRKIHLFDIDIPGKITYMESRTFTPGETPTVVDTDVGRIGIGICYDIRFQELAMMYAARGAHLLCYPGAFNMTTGPLHWELLQRARATDNQLYVATCSSARDYGYCYVAWGHSSLVGPFGEIIATTEHEEAIIIAEIDYSFLEQRRSNLPLNKQRRGDLYQLVDIQRLNKQMNAAEVVHVEM, encoded by the exons ATGAAGTCAGCAGTTTCATCGTCACTCCTCAATTTTAAGAATCTGTTAATCCCTAATCCTCGTCGTCGTCGCTTAACCTCCCTCACATCTGTTTTCCTCCCTAAATTGTCACTGAACTCGATCACCAATCACACCGCACTTAACCTCCTCCCATCTTCGGCAACCTCAGGTCTAAGATTCATCTCCTCCTCCTCCATGGAATCCTCTTTCAAACCCGAACAAGCTAGAGTTCCCTCCGCTCTTCCCCTCCCAGCTCCTCCGTTGACCAAA TTCAACATGGGATTGTGTCAGTTATCGGTCACAACTGACAAAAAGAGGAATATCTCCCACGCGAAGGACGCCATCGAAGAAGCTGCTTCCAAGGGAGCTAAGCTTGTTCTCTTATCC GAAATGTGGAACACTCCTTATACCAAAGGTAGTTTCCGAGTTTTTGCGGAAGACGTTGATGCAGGTGGTGACGCTTCTCCTTCCACCGCAATGCTCTCTGAAGTTTCCAAACGTCTCAAGATTACGATCATTGGTGGCTCCATACCTGAAAAATCCGGGAGTCGTTTGTACAACACTTGCTGTGTCTTTGGTTCCGATGGAGAGCTAAAAGCTAAGCATCGAAAG ATACATTTATTTGACATAGACATTCCCGGGAAGATTACTTACATGGAATCTAGAACTTTTACTCCTGGAGAGACACCAACAGTCGTTGACACAG ATGTGGGGCGTATTGGAATAGGCATCTGCTATGATATCCGGTTCCAGGAGTTAGCTATGATGTATGCTGCAAGAG GGGCTCATTTGCTATGCTACCCAGGAGCCTTTAATATGACAACTGGACCGCTGCACTGGGAATTACTACAAAGAGCAAG GGCTACGGATAATCAG TTATATGTAGCGACATGCTCATCTGCCAGAGATTACGGATATTGCTACGTTGCTTGGGGCCACTCTTCACTCGTCGGGCCT TTTGGAGAAATTATAGCGACAACTGAGCATGAGGAAGCAATTATCATAGCAGAGATTGATTACTCTTTCCTTGAACAACGAAG GTCAAATCTTCCGTTGAATAAACAGCGGCGGGGAGATCTCTACCAGCTTGTAGACATACAGCGTCTGAACAAACAAATGAATGCAGCAGAAGTTGTACATGTTGAGATGTAG